One Mycobacteroides abscessus ATCC 19977 genomic window carries:
- a CDS encoding MFS transporter, translating to MTRVVLIVLCALQVTMQLYVWIPIHDIVSASYGGQDMTPALSAALFGYAAGFLLFGPVTDRFGRRRVLLAGVAVMAVLTFLVPFAPTPVLSGLFRVIQGFAGGAFSPSALSYLGEALPRRAATTAIGAVSTAYLMAGVLGQVMASVITQAWGWQWLFWLSAAGLAVNVALLALVMHEERAGDPSTRVVSGFAAQARLLARADIAVPLVAVFVLMLSFVAMYTSLATELVDALHLPESMGTTIRLAGVPGMLVAPFVGSWVGRVGTETGALVGYLLAAAGLAVEALGAGSVPIIIAGSNIFVAGIAVSSTAMVTMFGDRAAPRRGAGTALYGFTVFLGASSAPYLAHALGFRPLLGILVAALIGGAALVASSRRASGPVKPVVDISTQSSPLP from the coding sequence ATGACACGGGTTGTCCTGATCGTGCTGTGTGCGCTGCAGGTCACCATGCAGCTCTACGTGTGGATCCCGATCCACGACATCGTGTCCGCGTCCTACGGCGGGCAGGACATGACGCCCGCGCTGTCCGCTGCGCTCTTCGGTTATGCGGCAGGCTTTCTGCTGTTCGGTCCCGTCACCGATCGGTTCGGACGGCGGCGTGTGCTACTTGCCGGGGTGGCAGTGATGGCCGTGCTCACCTTTCTGGTGCCCTTTGCCCCGACACCCGTGCTCTCAGGATTGTTCCGGGTAATCCAGGGTTTCGCCGGAGGCGCATTCTCGCCGTCTGCACTGAGCTATCTCGGGGAGGCGCTGCCGCGCCGTGCCGCCACTACCGCGATCGGCGCGGTGTCCACCGCGTACCTGATGGCCGGGGTGCTGGGGCAGGTGATGGCGTCGGTGATCACTCAGGCATGGGGCTGGCAGTGGCTGTTCTGGCTGAGCGCGGCCGGGCTCGCGGTCAATGTGGCGCTGCTGGCACTCGTCATGCATGAGGAGCGCGCCGGTGACCCGTCGACGCGGGTGGTGTCCGGTTTCGCCGCCCAGGCGCGTCTGCTGGCCCGCGCGGACATCGCGGTTCCGCTGGTCGCGGTCTTCGTACTCATGTTGTCGTTCGTCGCGATGTACACCAGCCTGGCCACCGAGCTGGTGGATGCGTTGCACCTACCCGAATCCATGGGCACCACCATCCGGCTGGCCGGTGTTCCCGGCATGCTGGTGGCCCCCTTTGTGGGGTCATGGGTGGGCCGGGTCGGTACCGAAACCGGGGCACTGGTCGGCTACCTGCTGGCCGCGGCCGGGCTTGCCGTTGAGGCCCTGGGTGCCGGCTCGGTGCCGATCATCATCGCCGGCAGCAACATCTTTGTCGCCGGGATCGCTGTTTCCTCCACCGCGATGGTCACTATGTTCGGCGATCGAGCCGCTCCGCGGCGGGGTGCGGGCACCGCCCTGTACGGATTCACCGTCTTCCTGGGCGCCAGCTCGGCCCCCTACCTGGCACATGCCCTCGGATTCCGTCCACTACTGGGCATCCTGGTGGCCGCGCTGATCGGCGGAGCAGCTCTCGTGGCCAGCTCACGACGTGCATCGGGGCCGGTCAAACCGGTGGTGGACATAAGCACCCAGTCCAGTCCGCTACCATGA
- a CDS encoding SRPBCC family protein — MTLFEIETSAFCTASPDELYALVSDLPESGRWSPECIGGQWISGEPGQVGARFRGNNNRATDVVAWAPVVRGGWQTESEIVAAEAPRQFSWSILNRSGELQESVWSYFVEPVEGGSTLRHHYRMGKPTEGITEIMSHLDEEGKQRFVREWGDKLRADMQATVDAIARITQEAGVPQ; from the coding sequence GTGACCCTCTTCGAAATCGAAACCAGCGCCTTCTGCACCGCATCCCCCGACGAGCTGTACGCCTTGGTCAGCGACCTCCCCGAAAGCGGCCGATGGAGCCCTGAATGCATTGGCGGACAGTGGATATCCGGCGAACCTGGCCAGGTTGGCGCCCGCTTCCGCGGAAACAACAACCGCGCGACCGATGTCGTCGCCTGGGCGCCGGTGGTGCGTGGGGGCTGGCAGACCGAGAGTGAGATCGTCGCCGCCGAAGCGCCAAGACAGTTCAGCTGGTCCATCCTCAACCGTTCGGGCGAACTGCAGGAGAGCGTTTGGAGCTATTTTGTGGAACCGGTCGAGGGCGGATCTACCCTGCGACACCACTACCGGATGGGCAAGCCCACCGAAGGAATCACCGAGATCATGTCGCACCTCGACGAAGAGGGCAAGCAGCGCTTCGTCCGTGAATGGGGCGACAAGCTTCGGGCCGATATGCAGGCCACCGTCGATGCGATCGCGCGTATTACCCAGGAAGCGGGCGTTCCCCAATGA
- a CDS encoding NADPH:quinone reductase: MRAAYIQQRGPAENIRYGTLSEPVAQPGEVIVQVDAVAVNPVDTFVRSGSYPTEIPLPFVVGRDLVGRVVHGAAGFQAGEKVWCGSLGYDGRQGATAELVAVPAERLYRLPVQVDPLAAVAVLHPASTAYLATVEYGEVRSGETVLILGAGGNVGSAAVALAVGSGAMVIAVASRRSLDRCAQLGAHEVYDYTADWVPQVSKAHHGAIDVCIDTSGVNDVAMAVDLLAPHGRIVLLSGDGTPETQRAVPLGPLYRKSGSLRGFVMSRATVRQLTDAAQRIAMLLGTGEITPNIIDLMHFSETARAHRRIETEVMGGTRLVLLPA; the protein is encoded by the coding sequence ATGCGCGCCGCCTATATCCAACAGCGGGGACCAGCCGAAAACATCCGGTATGGAACACTTTCCGAACCTGTCGCCCAGCCAGGCGAGGTCATCGTCCAGGTTGACGCGGTGGCGGTCAATCCGGTCGATACCTTCGTCCGGTCTGGTTCGTACCCGACCGAGATCCCGCTGCCGTTCGTGGTGGGACGCGATCTGGTGGGCCGGGTGGTACACGGTGCCGCGGGGTTTCAGGCCGGCGAAAAGGTCTGGTGCGGCAGCCTCGGGTACGACGGAAGGCAAGGTGCCACAGCAGAATTGGTTGCTGTTCCGGCCGAGAGGCTGTACCGGCTGCCTGTGCAGGTAGATCCATTGGCGGCCGTGGCGGTGCTTCATCCCGCCTCGACCGCGTATCTGGCGACCGTCGAATACGGCGAAGTCAGGTCAGGGGAAACGGTATTGATCCTCGGTGCGGGTGGAAACGTGGGATCGGCTGCCGTCGCCCTGGCCGTCGGGTCCGGCGCGATGGTGATTGCGGTGGCGTCGCGCCGTAGCCTGGACAGGTGCGCGCAACTGGGCGCACACGAGGTGTACGACTACACCGCGGACTGGGTCCCGCAGGTCAGCAAGGCCCACCACGGCGCCATCGATGTCTGCATCGATACCTCGGGTGTCAACGACGTCGCCATGGCGGTGGATCTGCTTGCGCCGCACGGCCGGATCGTCTTGCTCTCGGGCGACGGCACACCGGAAACCCAACGTGCGGTGCCGCTGGGACCGCTGTACCGCAAGAGTGGTTCCCTGCGAGGGTTTGTCATGTCCAGGGCGACGGTCCGCCAGCTCACCGATGCGGCTCAACGCATCGCGATGTTGCTGGGTACCGGCGAGATCACACCGAATATCATTGATTTGATGCATTTTTCGGAGACGGCGCGGGCACATCGGCGTATCGAAACCGAGGTAATGGGCGGCACCCGCCTCGTGTTGCTCCCCGCCTGA